The DNA sequence TCCGCCTCGATGACCATGAAGAACTGGTACGGACTGCTCAGCGGGCGTCGCAATCAGTTCCACCAGGCGATTCACGACATCATCAGCGACCTCGGTTATATGATGAAGCCCACCCTCGTCATCGCCGACGGAACGCGGGTCATGATCCGCAACGGCCCCACGGGCGGGCGCCTCGACGACGTCCAGGTCGGCGGCATCACCGGCCGGCCGACGATTGTCGCCGCCGTCGACCAGGTGGCCTGTGATGCGTGGTGCTATCAGAACCTGCTCGGGCGCGACCCGCGGGATGCCAAGGCCCCGTTGCAGTACATCGAACTGGCTTATGCGAAGTTCGGTCAGGATCCCGGTCGCATCGTCGCAAGACACTGGCAGGATTACGAACGACAGGGCCTGATCGCGGAGACGAAGCTGTGAATTGGATATTTGGCCGTATCCGTAGGATCGGCTACGTGCTGATCGCTGATCGCTGAGCGCCGAAAGCTGACAGCTATGAAGATTACCACCGTTCGCATCATCTCGCAGATCGTCTTCATGGTGTTGTTCCTGACGTTCGTGTTCGTCACGACGTTCACCTGTCTGGATGATGCCCCGGCCCTGAAGTTCTGGGTGAGCAAGTACCTCGAGATCGACCCGCTGATCGCCATCGCCACCGGCCTGGCCACCCACGCGCTTTATCAGGGATTGATCTGGTCGCTGGCGATCCTGATTCCGACGCTCCTGCTCGGCCGGTTCTTCTGCAACTGGATCTGCCCGTTCGGCATCCTTCACCAATTCGTCGGTTGGATCTTCAACCGCCGGAGCACCCCCGACCGAATCGCCTCCAACCGCTATCGCCCGATGTCTCAGACGAAGTATTACGTCCTCGCGGCGATGCTGGCCGCGGCGGCATTCGGGAGCCTCCAGATCGGCCTGCTTGATCCCATCTGCCTGTTGCACCGGTCGTTGACGGTTTCCGTCCTGCCGGCCCTGAACATGCCCCCCGTGTTCGTCGAGATATTCGGCAACCCGAAGATGCATCAACTGGGCTGGGTCGTCGGCGGGATCGTGCTGTTTCTCGTGGGGATGAACCTGGTCGTCCCGCGGTTCTTCTGTCGGACGTTGTGCCCGTTGGGAGCCCTGCTGGGCCTGGTGAGCCGCTTCTCCCTCTGGCGGATTGATCGCGATCCGAACAAGTGCACGGAATGCGGTCTCTGCGACCGGAATTGTGAAGGGGCGTGTGATCCGGGCGGCAAGCTGCGCAAGAGCGAATGCTTCGTGTGCTTCAACTGCATCGACTCCTGTCCGCATGGAGCCTTGCGTTTTGCTTTCTTGCCCGCCCGCCTCGGCGAGGTGGCTTGGCCGGATGCCTCCCGGCGCCGGGCGATCCTGGCTGCTGTTGGCGGGGTCATCTTCTATCCATTCACCAGGCTGGCCGGAAAAACCACGCGAGATTTCTCCTCCAAGGCGATCCGTCCACCTGGCAGCGTCGAGGAACAGGAGTTTCTCGCGCGCTGCCTCAAGTGCGGCCAGTGCATCCGAGTCTGTCCGACCAACGTGCTCCAGCCCGCAATGCTGGAGACGGGCCTGGAAGGAATGTGGACGCCCGTGATGAACTTCCGGATGGGCTTCTGCCAACTGAACTGCACCGCCTGTGGTCACGTCTGTCCGACCGGAGCGATCCAGCGACTCACGGTGGAACGGAAACAAGGTCTCGGCGAATTTGCCTCGGCCGGACCGATCCGGCTCGGCACGGCTCATTACGATCTGGGCCGGTGCCTGCCGTGGTCCAAGAACATCCCTTGCGTGGTGTGCGAGGAAGTGTGTCCCACTTCACCCAAGGCGATCCATACCGAGCAACGACTCATGCTTGTCCGGGATGGAAAGAAGATGGTCGTCTCGGCCACGCCGGTGACCGTGACCATCTCGGAATACCCGCCGGAAGGCCAGAGCGTCGGGCCTCGGTGCGTTTTGACGCCCAACGCTTACCGGGGTGATCCGACGGCACGCTACTACGTGCAGGTATTCCATCGGGACGGCACGAGCGAAACTCACCGCATTATTGCCAACGACGTCGATACCCTGATGATCGGCGAGCTGGACCCGGCCGGGGGGCAGTTGGTCGCCGGCTCGCGGTTGGCCCGGATTCCTGAGCGGGGCGATGTCGCCGCCATCCATATCGAGTTGAAGGTCCCGAAGATCGATGCCGAGCTCTGCGTCGGCTGCGGCTTGTGCGAGCACCATTGCCCGGTCGTGGGCGATCGCCGGCCGGTCTACGTGACCGCCGAGGGCGAGACGCGCTCGGAAAGCCAGGCCGACGATGCACGCAACCGCTCCTTCCGATTGGTCAAGTAGCGCGTCGTGCCGCGATTACCCGGCAAGCGGTTCATGGCTTGGCACGATGCTCGACGGCTGTTTTCGGGCCCAGAGCCAGCGAGCACGCCGGCTGCCCGGACCGCCCCGGGCCCCCTCCGCCCGACCAGGTGCTTCGTCAGGCCTTAAAGCAACTCTTTAGCCGACGGCCAGACAGGATGCCGCACACCGAAAACCGGCCACCGCGCGGATTTACTTTGAATTCCCGACCAGGAAAAGCGTTGATCCGACACCAATCCTGCCGATTGGATAGAAAGTCGCTGCTTTGAGAGGGGCCCCGACTTGCTGAATGGGGCGAAAACGCCGATTCTACCGGACCGTGGCATTTGGCGTGCGCGTAGGATGTGAAGGGCCCCGTCCATCGCCGGTCTGGAACCGGGTCTCAGGGGACCGTGCAACGCGGCAGCCCGGGAATCGGCGGATTTTGTTAGAGCGGGAGTCAATGCGTACATTAGCACACGTCACACATGAGGCGGTCGAGAAAGTCGGGGGTATCGGAGCAGTGCTGCAGGGGCTGCTGACCTGCAACGCCTACCGCGGCCGCGACCAGCGAACCATCCTGATTGGCCCGACCTTCGTCACCGAAGGCAGCGCCGACGGCCGGCTGGGGGCTTCCGGCGAAGTCTTGTACAGCAGTGTTGACGGCGTCACCCAACATCCCGTCGGCCGGCTCCTCGACCAGGTTCGACGCGACTTCCACGTCGAAATCATTTACGGATATCGCCGCTTCCATGACCCTCATACCGGCGTTCGCGTGGCCGCCGAAGTCGTGCTGATCGACGTCTCACGCATGAACCCGCACCTGGTGAACAGCTTCAAGGGGCGCCTGTGGGAGACCTACGGCATCGACTCTTCCCGCTACGAATCGAGCTGGGACTACGACATGTACGTCAGGCTGGCCGAGCCCGCCTTGGCCGCGCTCAAGGCGCTGGGGGCGGCCGACAGCGACGACGAGTGCGTGATTCTCGCTCATGAATTCATGGGGCTGCCCACCGCTCTTGCCGCCAGGCTCGATCCCAGCGGCGTTTTCCGAACGGTTTTCTACGCCCACGAAGTGGCCGCCATACGCAAGCTCGTGGAGGAACACCCCGGCCACGACGTTACCTTCTACAACGTATTGTCCGGGGCGATGAACCGCGGAAGGTATCTCGACCAGGTGTTCGGCTCCCAGGATCACTATCATCGTCACGCATTGGTCAAACGCAGCCGTTTCTGCGACCGGATCTTCTCCGTCGGCGACTACGTCACCAAGGAGCTCTTCTTCATCGGCCCGGAGTTCGCCGACGCCGCCATCGACACGGTCTACAACGGCATCCCTGCCGAGCGGATCAGCGTGGCCGAGAAACGCGTCGCACAGGAACGAATGCGGGATTACGCCGAGACCCTGCTCGGCGATCGGCCGGATTACATCTTTACGCATGTTGCCCGCATGGCCGTCAGCAAGGGCTTGTGGCGAGACCTCGCCGTCCTGGAGCACCTGGAGAGGGAATTCAGGCGGATCGGCAAGACGGCCGTCCTGTTCGTCTTGTCCACTGAGGTGCCGCCGCGCCGTCCCGAGGATGTCCGTGAGATGGAACGTTGGTGGCACTGGCCCCTGGCCCACCGCGAGGTCGGCTCCGATCTCTCGCATGGCGAGGCCGTCTATTACCAGGGCGTGCAGGTGTTCAATGCCCGCAGCCGGATGATCAAGGCGATCTACGTCAATCAATTCGGCTGGGAACAGGCGGTGTGCGGCAGCCGCATGCCCCAGGACATGACCTTCATGGACATCCGCCGGGCCTCTGATGTCGAGTTCGGCATGAGCATCTACGAACCCTTCGGCATCGCCCAGTTCGAGCCTCTGACCTTCGGGGCGATCTGCGTGCCGTCACGGGTTTGCGGGTGCGTCGGCTTCCTCGACAAGATCACCGGCGGGGCGACCGTCCCCAACGTTTTCGTGGCCGACTACTGCGATCTCGGACCGGGCCGCTGGGACGAGAAGAAGTTGCTGGCTCTCGATCGCGACCAGCGCACCCAGCACGAATACAAGGTCGCTGAGCGGATCGCCCGCTATATCATCGACACCCTGCCCCAAACCGACGCCCAGGCCGAAGAGTTCCTTCGCAGCGGTTATGACCTCGCCGGCCGTATGAGCTGGGACGTTGTCGCCGGCCGGTACATCCTTCCCGCCATCGATGCCATCTGCGCGAAAAAGGCCGGCTCACAGGTCGCATGACCGGAGCGCAGCAGGGTCCGCGCTCGCGGACGTCCATCCTCGAGGTCGCCCGCCTTGAAGCCCGACCGCCTCGCGCGGTATTTTGAATGGCCGGCCGGCGATTCACACCGGCTCATCGTTCGGAGGTGCGAACATTTTCGCTCTTGGCGACACCCTTACTCCCCGGGAAACTGGCCATGATGTTCGATAGTCGAAAAACGCAAGTTCGATGGCTGACGGCGGTCGTTATCGCAGGGCTTGTTGCGGCACCAGGATGCCGGCCGGGACAACCGAACGGCTCGGATTCCGGAACGGACGAACTGACCGACGAAGAGGTGATCACCGATTTACGCGAATTCCATCCTCTCATCACCGACCTTCCGCCGATCCCCCTGCCGCCCGAACTGGCCCAGCGCGACGATGACACCGCAAAAGAGGCGCTCGATCTCCTCGATCAGATCAACTCGTTCCGCAACGCCGATCCGCTGGGCACCACACCCTGGGACGCGACGCCGAACGGCAAGTCCGCTCGAAGGCTCAAGGGCGACGGATGGCAGAAGCAATGCGATCTTTTAGCCTGCTATTACACTAAAAAGCAGGGCAACCTGACGGTCAGGTGGACGTACCTGTTCGGGCTCCCGGGAGTCTGGGAGTCGGTCCTCACCTGGGACGGATGCGACGGCGAGCATGAATACGACGATTTCACGCTTGAGCACTGGCACATGACTCAGGATCTGACGCTGGTCATCCAGACGCATTATCAATACCCCGATCCGCCTCCGTGCGGCGACGGCCAAGCGGCCATCGGCCCCGGCCCGCAGTTTCGTCGGATCTACGAATTGATCGAGGGCGGAACGTTGTATACGCCCGGCCAGGTGATCTACCTCGACACGCGCCGCTATACGATCGAGCAATGGCACTACCATTCGGTCATCGGCGAATACCTGGTCTTCAGCATGCTCACGTGCACCAGCTATCCCGACGGCCGGCTGATTTTTGAGCATTACACCCAGAGAGTGAGCGAGCCGCGGCTGTTGTACCTGAGTTACAAGGGCATCTGGAGCAGCGATCACCGATATTGTTGGACCACCTACCGCGAGGATGAGACGGTCTTGTCGTGCGGCGGGGACATGGGCTGCCCCGAATGCGAACACTGAAAGCCGGCGCTGCCCTATGCGACGCTGAGATGCACTGGCTTTGCTTCCCTTCGAGCGTATGGAACCGCCGGATCCCCGATCCTGCTTGTAGCCTGACTCGACCGCATGGCCGTACAATGCCCTTCCGCCGTCCCGCAGTCGCCATGACGGCGTCATGTTCGCAGTGACAAACGAAGGCCGCAATCCAAGCAGGGGGCCCGTTATGCTCGCGATGTCGGTTGGGAGTTGCCGTCCAAGAAGTCATTTCGGTTTGCGCGTCGGCGCACTGGCTCTCGGCTTCGCACTGCTCGCCGGTTGTCAGGTCCCCGGGTCTTACAAGCCGCCGCCCGAGTATCCGACCTTCCCGCCGTTGCGCCATGCCATCAAGGCCGTCTTCGGCGAGAACGGCAACGACCACGGCGGCGACCTCCAAGGCCGGGGAATGCAGTTCGTGAAGGCTTTTCACGACCTTGGCATCGACCTGACGCGCATCGAGTTCAAGTGGGCGATCGCCGAGCCCCGACGCGGCACCTATGACTGGTCGGAACACGACCGCCTCATCGACTTCCTCCACCGGCACGGCATCGAACCCATGCTGATGCTCTACTGCGCCCCGACGTGGGCCATGCGCGGCACGCCGGAAGACGAGCAGCTCTTCATCGAGCGAGGCGAGCAGAATCTTCACTCCGTCGTCTGGCCCCGGCGCGAGTATCTGCCGGATTTCGAGCGATTCTGCGAGACCGCCGCCCGGCGCTACCGCGGCAAAGCCCGCCTGTTCGAGTTCTGGAACGAGCCCGACGGCATGGCCGGTCCGACCGTCTATCACGACCGCTCCGGCAAGGCGGTTGACGTCCGCTACGGCGGCGACGCCAAGGAATACACCCTGTGGCTGCGTCACATGTACGAGGCCGTCAAGCGCGGCAACCCCGACGCCGTGGTGGCGGCCGGGTCGCTGTCCGTCCACGACACGCGGTTCATCGAGGCGATGTACGCGGCCGGTTGCAGGGACCGCTGCGACGCAATCAGCCTGCATCCCTACGCCGGCGACGGCGTCAACGTCGAATGGATCCGCCAGTGCCGCGCCGTCATGACCCGGCACGGCGACTGGGCCAAACCCGTCTGGCTGAGCGAGTTCGGCTGGAACCTCGGCGGCGAGTACGACCAGAAGAACGGCCGCTGGCCCGACTCCGCAATTCGCCAGGCTCAGATCATCACCGCGACTGCCCCCGTGATCCAATCTCTTCCCTACATTACCCACGCCTTCTGGTTCACGCTCAACGACTGGAGCACCGGCCAAACCGGCATCGACCCGGTCGGCACGCACCGCTTCGGGATCATGGATCTGTCCGGCCGGCGACGGCCCGGTTTCGCGGCCCTCCGCGACGCCGTACTCAAGACGCCTCTCCTGCCGCGCCACGCCGAGATGCCTTTGCCCCAGGTCGTTCCGCCCGCCGGGCCGATCGATCTGGCGAGCGAGTCTCACCTCAAACTGACACTGACATGCCGTGACCCAAGTCCGCTTTTCTGCCCCGACCAGTCGGAAGCACGGCCACGCGCCTTGGCTTTTGAGGTGCCCGGCTTGACCCGAGGCCCGCACAGCATCCCTCTGGCCTACGGCGGCAGCGGTCGCGGACGGCCGGACGGAAAGGTGGCGTGGACCCCATTCGACGCAAAGGCCGATGTCATCGTGCCCATCAGCCCGGCAGCCAACCGCCCCCTCTTGCCCAACACCTACGAAGCCGTCGCTTCGTTCGGATACGGGCCCCAGACGCGTTTCCCCGTCACGTTGCCCGCTCCGGCCCGCCGCGCCGAC is a window from the Phycisphaerae bacterium genome containing:
- a CDS encoding beta-galactosidase; this encodes MRVGALALGFALLAGCQVPGSYKPPPEYPTFPPLRHAIKAVFGENGNDHGGDLQGRGMQFVKAFHDLGIDLTRIEFKWAIAEPRRGTYDWSEHDRLIDFLHRHGIEPMLMLYCAPTWAMRGTPEDEQLFIERGEQNLHSVVWPRREYLPDFERFCETAARRYRGKARLFEFWNEPDGMAGPTVYHDRSGKAVDVRYGGDAKEYTLWLRHMYEAVKRGNPDAVVAAGSLSVHDTRFIEAMYAAGCRDRCDAISLHPYAGDGVNVEWIRQCRAVMTRHGDWAKPVWLSEFGWNLGGEYDQKNGRWPDSAIRQAQIITATAPVIQSLPYITHAFWFTLNDWSTGQTGIDPVGTHRFGIMDLSGRRRPGFAALRDAVLKTPLLPRHAEMPLPQVVPPAGPIDLASESHLKLTLTCRDPSPLFCPDQSEARPRALAFEVPGLTRGPHSIPLAYGGSGRGRPDGKVAWTPFDAKADVIVPISPAANRPLLPNTYEAVASFGYGPQTRFPVTLPAPARRADAPPRVDADLADWPSQWPIADGPMKAAFAWSPTHLFFACTVRDARHEQPHQGRDIWKGDCVQIAFDPLRDAVRGSQYDINDSEYALALTQ
- a CDS encoding 4Fe-4S binding protein, coding for MKITTVRIISQIVFMVLFLTFVFVTTFTCLDDAPALKFWVSKYLEIDPLIAIATGLATHALYQGLIWSLAILIPTLLLGRFFCNWICPFGILHQFVGWIFNRRSTPDRIASNRYRPMSQTKYYVLAAMLAAAAFGSLQIGLLDPICLLHRSLTVSVLPALNMPPVFVEIFGNPKMHQLGWVVGGIVLFLVGMNLVVPRFFCRTLCPLGALLGLVSRFSLWRIDRDPNKCTECGLCDRNCEGACDPGGKLRKSECFVCFNCIDSCPHGALRFAFLPARLGEVAWPDASRRRAILAAVGGVIFYPFTRLAGKTTRDFSSKAIRPPGSVEEQEFLARCLKCGQCIRVCPTNVLQPAMLETGLEGMWTPVMNFRMGFCQLNCTACGHVCPTGAIQRLTVERKQGLGEFASAGPIRLGTAHYDLGRCLPWSKNIPCVVCEEVCPTSPKAIHTEQRLMLVRDGKKMVVSATPVTVTISEYPPEGQSVGPRCVLTPNAYRGDPTARYYVQVFHRDGTSETHRIIANDVDTLMIGELDPAGGQLVAGSRLARIPERGDVAAIHIELKVPKIDAELCVGCGLCEHHCPVVGDRRPVYVTAEGETRSESQADDARNRSFRLVK